Sequence from the Camelus dromedarius isolate mCamDro1 chromosome 12, mCamDro1.pat, whole genome shotgun sequence genome:
ACTGGACGTAGAACTCGGCACTGGCACGGCCGGCACTAGTCTCATTGCTGGCAATGCCCAATAACAGTGGCTGGCTCAGGGTGAGCAGTGGCAGGTTCACCTGGAGCCAGGGGTACCACCTGTCAATGCCCACTGCCTACATCTCTTCCCCTCTCAATGAAGAACAGCATGTTACCCCTGTACAGCATCTTACAGTTTGTAGTTCAAGTGCCCAGAATCACAGAATGTCAGATCTCAGGCATGTTCATTTTACATGGGAAAACCAAAACCCCTGAGACATTGAACAATTCGCCAAGGTCACCCAAGGGAAGTGGATTTAGTAACCCGGACTCTCATTTATTCCTCTTTTCAACAAACCTGGGGGTAGTAGGCAAGACATCTATTATTGCTCACATTGTAAAGAGGGAGACCTTGAGGCACACAGAAATGAGGGCAagagcggggagggtatagctcagtggtagagcacgtgcctagcatgcacaaggtcatgggttcaatccccagtacctccatcaaataaaataataataataacaataataataataaaataagtaaataaacctaattacctccccccccaaaagcaaacaaacaaaagaaatgaggGCTACAGACCCACTTCAAGTGTGCTGAGCTGCAAAGCCAAGCTCTTTGCTCAAAGCCAGATGCCTGCAGATCCTTCCGCCAGCCCAGATCTGTGGAATTCTGGCATGTTCTATGCCCTCCCTCGTCTACCACCCTGTCAGGGTCGCCCCTCACTCACCTCATCACAGATCTCCTGGAGGACACTGGAAAAGAGCTCATGCACCACCAGCTCCCCAGGGAGGTCCTTGTGCAGGGGGCTGTCACCTGGGCACAGGGCCTGTGAGAGGTCAGGCTCAGCCCCTGCTCTCCTCTTCCAGCCCTCCTATCCCCCATATTCACTGGCCCTGAGGGCCTGGTTGGGCACAGAGTAAGAGTCTTGGTGATCCCCTGACCCACGCCTTCCTTTTCCAGACAACCAGAGATCCAGCTAAGTCCTCTACCCTGCCTTCCCCAATTCCCTAGCTTCCCACAGGTCTGGGGCAGCATTCAGTGGGGAGGCTGCCCTGAGCAGAGATTTTTGGAGAAGAACCAAGCCAACTCCTCCTTTAATGGATGAGGAAAACCAAGCCGAGCTGTCTGGGCTTTTGTACCTTTGTGCCAAACCTGGCATCTCACCTGAGGCTCAGGATGCCCACCAGGAACATCCACCAGCCCAGGTGCCTCAGCCACCTGCCCAGAGCGGCGCAGGAAGACAAGGAAGTCGTCAGCGGTGACCAGTGCGGCGCCTACCCCTAGGGGGTCCGCTAGGTAGGCTTGCTTATCCCCCCAATCGGTGGCCCCCTGCTGTCGCAGCCAGGCAGCTGAACTGGCCCAGTTGGTGCCCAGGAAGTCTCGATAAGAAGTAAGGCCCAGGCGCAGGAGCAGCTGTGGCCCTGATGAGCCAGTGGGCACCAGTGTGGCGGAGTGCAGGCGGAACTTCGGGGCGTCAAAGAGCCAGGGCTGGGCCTGAAGCCGGCTCTCCCAGACAGCAGTGATGGCCTTGTCTCCTCCTGGCAATGGGCGACGGTCGTAGGCTGGGCCCAGCTCAGCCCGTACCTGCTCCTTAGGCAGCCCCCGGGGAGGGCACTGCAGCAGCAGGGACACCTCAGGGTCCATGGTCTGTACAGGACAGTTCTGGGGAAGGACACAGCCAGGCCTGTCACCCGAGGGGACCTACAGCCACCCTTGGGCACAGCAGCTGGCCCCCTCTGCCTGAGACCTCCTGAGGGTACCCCCAGCCCTTCTGTACCCCACTGACCGCTCCCGGGGCAGTAAAGGGTCTTATCATCCCAGCAAGAGCTCCGAGGCTCCTGCTGCCAGACATCCCTGAGACTGATTCACGGGCATCCCTACCACCCAGAGGTCCTGAATCCAGCCACCCTCTAAAGTCCATGCCTCCTAAAACCATGGGAACCTCCTCCAACCTCCGACGGCCCCGTACCCCTCCCGGAGTCCGGAAGCTCCAGCTTCCAGCCGGCACTTACCCGCCCACTCTCTCCTCAggctcctcccctttcccccgcAGCGGAAGTGCCCGCCCCCTTCTTCCTCGGCTTTTCATTGGCCGGTTCCGGCGCTCCGGCCCGGCGGAGGGTGTCAGCCGTCCGCACCCGGCGTTGGTAGtcctgctcttccctcctccttccgtCTCTAACTACTTTGGCCAGCCTTGACGCTTCCGCCTCGTTAGCCGGGACGCTGATTCCGCCTCCCTGGGCCTGCCTTCCGGAGCCTGGAGCTCGGGGGCTCGGCTTCCCTGGGCCTTCGGCCCCGTGGCTGACacagtgtgatcttgggcaagtcttgcctgctgggcctcagtttacctctCCGCACCAGGGAGTTGTGGGTGGGAAGTGAATTTATTGACCTGAATATCCAGCTGTCACATTCGGAGGCTTTGTGACTTTCTGGGCAGAGTGGGGGTATGGGAATGTCCTTAACAGTCCTCACATGTCACTGCTCCCCACAGGTCTTGGCCATGAACTCCtctggaggaaggaggcaggaagcagCAGGGCCCAGGAGAAGGGCTCACAAACCCCGTGAACAGGTGTGCTTTTCCCACCCTCACTCCAGCTCCCGTGGTAGGAGGATTGGAGAGGGGAACTCTGAGCCCTGGGATGGGAGTGGGGCCTGATGGGTCGTACTATTCCCTGGAGCACAGGGCCTCCTCTCCCTCTGGTCTCCATCTGCAGGGGGTCACTCAGAGTTCAGGGTGAGAAGTAGGGCAGGATCACCATGGGGACTAGGGGCCACCTCTGGGCTCTTTCAGGACCGAGATGTACAATTATCCAAGGCTCTGTCCTACACCCTGCGCCACGGGGCCTTGAAACTGGGGCTTCCCATGGGAGCTGGTAAGTGAGCATCGTGAAGGCTGGGCCTAGGAGTGATTGGAACCCAGGGAGAGTGTGAGCCTATCTGTGACTGCCTTCCCCTGTAGCTCCCACCATGGCCCTATGGGGATGGCACCCAAGGCACATCCCTTCCATGTACAGGGAAGACCTAGACCCATAGCCCAGTATCACATCCAGTGCAGACTGGGAGAGGAGCCTCTATCTGGGCCGAGCTTGATGATACCTCCCGCTCAGTGGCCCAATGAACACTTATCCCAAGAGTGGGCACTGGGGTCTGTTGGGGCAACTGATGTTTACTGAGTGTCCACTCTGGGCCGGGCACTGTGCTTTATCTTGGTGACCCTCGAGACAGATCCTATTCCCATGCCAGttgagaaaattgaggcccagaaaggggagATTTTCTAAAGGTCACATAGGCTCTATTCTTGTTGCCTGTGGCTCCCACTGTTAATTCTGGCCCAGGCCAGAGCAAGTTCGGCTCCTGACCACCCTGCCCACCTGCAGATGGCTTTGTGCCCCTGGGTGCCCTCCTGCAGCTGCCCCAGTTCTGCAGCTTCTCAGCTGAAGATGTACAGCGCGTGGTGGACACCAATGGGAAGCAGCGGTTCGCCCTGCAGCCAGGGGACCCCGGCATTGGCCTTCTCATCCGGGCCAATCAGGGCCACTCCCTGCAGGTGGGGGCTAAGGGGACAAGTGGGAGAACCAGGCAGGATCTCTGCTGGTGAGGGGTTCTCACTGCTGCCAATTCCCCCACCCATCCCAGGTACCTGAGTTGGAGCTGATGCCCCTGGAGACCCCACAGGCCCTGCCCTTGATGCTCGTCCATGGCACATTCTGGCGGCACTGGCCATCCATCCTGATCAAGGGCCTGTCCTGCCGGGGAAGGGCACACATACACCTGGCCCCGGGACTGCCTGGGGACCCTGGTGTCATCAGTGGTCAGTGCCCACCCCACCAACTACTCCCACCCAATCTGTCCTCCCAGATCCCCCTCCAAGTGTCATCACCTCCCTTGTCTAGGGCCACTACAGACCCTGTATGCAGGAGCACCTCCTCTTCCCTGCACTGAGCCAGGGACCCCAGCCTGCCTAAGTTTGATAACCGCAACCCACacgccccaggccccagctccatTGTCTCCATAGGCATGCGGCCAAACTGTGAAGTGGCTGTGTTCATCAATGGGCCCCTGGCCCTGGCAGGTAAGTCTGGATACAGTAGGGACCGCCCCAGACCTTCAGAGAGGTCATAAGTCacgtctctgtctctgtctgaagATGGAATCCCCTTTTTCCGCTCTGCCAATGGGGTGATTCTGACTCCAGGAAATACTGATGGCATCCTGCTTCCCAAGTACTTCAAGGAGGCCCTGCAGCTACGCCCTACCCGTAAGAAgcaccaccccacccctcttcttTGTGCCTGAAGTCTGTGCTCTCTGCCTCACATCTTCCCCacttcccagccccaggctgacTTAGGTCTCCCTTCTTCTAACCAGCTCTTATCTGTATCTCAGGAAAgcccctctccttggctggtAATGAAGAGACAGAATGTCAGAGTGGCCCCAAGCACAGTTCCAGAGGAAGAAGGGTGAcccaacaataaaatatttattttttttaaaaataaaaaaatgtaacaagAAAGAAACTCTAATCTTAAACCATGAGTCATCATCCTGTAGCTGCAACTGGTCTTCCTTGTGTGCTCAGGAAGTACAGCTAGGTCAAGGGTGTTGGTCTTGGCCTTTCAGACAAGGGAAGGGCGGGTGCTGGACAAGCTCAGGGCCCACCTTTCCTAGCCTGGGGAGGGCAGAATCTGGCCCGGCCAGGTCCTTGGTCTGCACAAAGCCAGTGACAGTGGGTGAATGTGCCAGCTCAGTGCATAtctggagagggtgggggcaCTGAGTCCTAGTGGGTGTAGGTTTAGGAGCGGTCGTGGCAGGTGGTGAGCAGGGTGGGGGCAATAAGACAGGCCTCAGAAGGCCTCGTGGCCTCCTGTGAGCTGCAGGAAGAGGTCCTCGTCCAGCTCCTCTCCGCGGGCCCGCTCCCGCGTTGACAAGAAAATGTAGCCCCCAATGTACTCATGCACAATGCGGCAGCTGGCAGACACGCAGCTGAAAGCCACGTTGATGTGCTCGTCAAACTCGATGGCCACCTGCAGGGTGGTCAGTCAGagggctggtggggggtgggctaaggcagcagcccctgccctggctggGTTTGGCCAGCCCCCTGTCCCTCCCTCCGCCCTCACTCCGGGCCCACCTGCCGGATGTCCCAGTTGACATTCCACTGGCGCATGTTGCTGAAGCGCCAGGTCTTGACCACATCGCCCACGGCCAAGTCAATGCGGATCAGTCGGTTGTTGGCAATGCCCAGGATCTCATCTTTCCTGCTGCCCTTGAACCTGGTGCCCAAAGGGAGAGAGTGTGAGGCAGGGCCCCACCCTGCATGGCCCCAGATCCTGCCCAGACAGCCTGGTGCAGCGCAGGAGCAAGCTTGCAAGTAAGTCATTTAAGTTCTCTGGGCCTCAagttcctcatctggaaaatgggagttCATTGAAATAATCACTGTGATAGCATTTAGCAGCGACAGGCAAATAGTCCATGCCTTTTAAATAGTGACTTTTTTTGATATCAGCATCGTCTATTTGCTCCTATCTTTGCAGGCTTGGAAAACAGGCCATCAAAGGGGGCAGTCCCTGTCATAGCAGCCACCCATGGCCCTGTCCCTCAGACCAGCTACCCAAGATCCAAAGAGGGTCTGGGATGGGTGCTGGGTCTCCTGTTCTCCTGGCCTGATCTCTCTTGTTTGCTGTGCAGGTACAGGATGGAGGGGGCTGCACACAGAGTGTCCTCAGTAAGGTCTTCCAAcagaggacaggaaggaaggCCTCAGGGTGACACCTCCCaggtggcaggggagggcagagcgggctggggtggggcttgtACCTGACCACGACATAAGAGATGCCAAAGTCGGGCAGGGACTGCCAGGCCTGGATGAAGCGCAGCTGGGCCTCTGACAGCGAGAGTTGGGCCACGTTCTGGTGGGCTTCCAGGATCCGTGGGGTGAGCTGCGGGACCACGCTGGTGAGGGGCTGCCAAAGTCCCTGAGACCCCCTGCCTGTCCACATCAGGGAGACAGGGTGTACGGAGCCTAGGGCAGGGGCGGTGTCAGGGTGGGGCCACCTGAGGGCACGCTCTCACCATTCAGCAAATGTGAGCTGAGCCCTGTCCTGAGGTGGACATGGGCAGCTGGACCATGACCCATCCCAGAGGATGGGGACCAGCACGCTCAGTCTCAGGGACATGGATGGGAGAAGGAACCAGTGAGCCCTTGCATTTCTAGAGAAGGGCTCTGTGGAGATCCAGGGGCCAAGGGTGGCCAGGTAAACCCTGTGGTCATTCCCATCACCCACTCCCTCTGGCACCTGCTTGGCCTTGAACTTCCGCTGGAAGCGGGGGGCGACAAGGCCATAGGGGTTGAGGCCTTCAGTGGCGGCATCAGGGCCCTGGGGGTGGTTGCTCGAGCCCCCGCCGCCTGTCCGCTGCAGGCTAAGGAAGGCCAGAATGGCCTGCACCTCGCTGGAGTAGCTGCTGTCTGCCATGGTGCGGCCCTTGGAGGCCAGTCGGCAGCCGGCCATCCAGCGGGCATACTGCTGCTCCTGGGGTGGGAAGGATGAGGAGCAGGGTGAGAGGCCAGCCAGGCtctggcccagccctggccccggcccagccctggccccgtTCCCACTCCAGCCTCAGCCCGGCCCTCACGCACATCCTGGCACCGCAGGTAGATCTCACTCATGCCCTCAGGGGAGGGCACCAGGAGTTTGATGCAGAACTTCTGGCCTGAGACGTTGACATCGGGGACCACCTCACAtcctggagggagaaggaagactAGGAGGCCAAGGAAGGGAGCCCTGATGAGAGATCCCCAGGTGAATGGCAGCCACGCACAGCAGCCTCAGGACAGAGGGCATCCTCCCAGGCACCCAGGAGGAAACAAGTGACAGCATTCACCTGACCAGCCCACAGGTGGTCCTGTAGGCCCCAGCCAGCCCCTGCCCTTGCCCCTCTCTTGGCCAGGCCGCCCTCACTCACCCTTGAGGTTGAGTTGCTGAATGGGGTCCCCTGGGGACTCATCCTGGCTCTTGTAGTAGGACAGTGTGGTCTCCTTGAACACCACCCAGTGCTGGCGGTACCCCTTCAGGGTCAGCTTCCGGGGCCTGAGGGTAGGGCAGGAGGTTCAGGACAGgctgtctcccttcctcctggacTCTCTCCACACTGGGTCCCTTTAGCAGGGCTGCCAACTCTCAGCCCAAACTCACCGGAAGATCCGGAGATGGTCCTTGAGTTCTGGGATGGTGGTGAGGCTgtcctggggaggagaggagtcAGGGGGAACCTGGTCCCTGCAGTTGACCCTGACCCCAACTTCTGACCAGAGCCCCTCCTCACCAGCACATCTGTGGGCGCCGAGCCCTCCAGCTTCACCTCCAGGTTGCTCAGGGCTGCATCTAGGTCGTCCAGCCCTGGGTCTGTGCTGGCTGGCTCGTCTACCTCCCCGCTCTGGGACAGCTTGTTGATGTGGTACTGGGAGGGGCACACGGCCAGGAAGGGCTTAGTAGGCCACCCATCAGCCCAACAGTGCCCTCAGCTGGGCTTTCTGGAGATGGGTCCCCTCCCCTGGAagaccctccctgccctgggcctggcctgcACCCAGCTGCCCCGGGCCCCCAGGCCTGCCTGGCACCTGCAGGGCTGCAAACACCATCATCTCCTCCTCCGTGCAGTCAATCTCCTCCAGCAGCAGGTCCCACCGAGCCTGCTCGTACAGCTGGGTCAGCCGCACTGGGTCTATCTggagtggtgggaggaggaggctgagttGGTTGGGTGCCAACTGCCCTGAGCACCCTGTGCACCCAGCTCCTGCGCGCTTCAGccctcagctctgccctctgTGCCAGCTCACTGAGTGGCCCCACACAGGCAGCAGACCCCAATCCCAGCCTCCTAGCTGCCGGCCCCATCTGCCCAGGTAGGTGGCAGCTTCGTCCCTCTAAAACTTTTTGTACAGATACTTACTCTGTCTACTGTGTGCCCTGCATGCTGCTGAAGGGACAAGGGGGGCTGAGTAAACCAATCAATAAATAAGTGAAGTGATTCAAGAGTGCAATCAAAGCTATAGAGGAAATAGATtccagtgggggagggtatagctcagtggtagagtgagtgcttaacatgcatgaggtcctgggttcaatccccagtacctccattaaaaatagataaataaacctaactacctcccccgacaaaaaaaggaaatagattcCAAAGGGTGGCTCACTCATGCCCTCAGGTAAGAACCCCACAAGTTTGATCGTGATGAGAGAGAATGGAACTGGGGTGCAGGGGTGCTACACTATATGAGGAAGctttcagggaaggcttccctgaggaggagACATGCTTGTACTGAGACCTGAGGGATGACAACAGGCCACTGAAGGGAAGAGTGATAGGAAGACTAttccagagagaaggaacaagGAGCTCAAAAGGGGATCCCAGTTACCCACAGAAGATCAGGCCCACACTCCTTCTGAAACCCACCAGAACTGACAGCATAAAAAGGGTAAACCGAAAAGGACAAGAGAGAGAGGACTACAGCAGGTGAGAGACGCCAACAAAATTTTGGAAGATGGGTAGTGAAAACATGGATGGGAACTGAGTTGCAGGGAGGAAGAGCTAGGATCTCACGCCCTTTTCCCTGTCTTGTTCTATGGTGAAGGCACTAAAGAGTTTTGAAAATATCAGAGAACAAACAGCAAAAAGAACTAAGATCTGAGCAAAAGATCCAGTTCACAAAGCGGACAGTCTCCAGTCTGGGATCctctggctgagaggtgagggtggGCTGAAATGAGGACCAGAGAAAGTCTCTAAATGGAGCAGTTTTTTCCCACTCCCTGCACCTAAGTGGCAACCAGCTGGCACCTGGTAGAAGCCAGAGGTTTGCTCTCTGGAGATGCTGAGCCAGAGGTACCCCTGCATTTGGTACTCTAGGTGCAGCTGGGTTGGGGTTCACTGTCCTGAAAacaaaggaattaagaaaaagttGGTGTTTTGAAAGGTGAGACACCCCCAGCCCTTCCCTACTTGTCACCAAAGACATTGATAGCAAGCCTTCTATACCCAGTCAGGAGATCAGAGATTTCACTGCTGAGAAGCCAAACAGAAAACCCCCACAAAGAGTAGtatccctgccccatcccccccAGGAGGCCCCCAAAATGCCAAGCCCTCTTCATCCACTCAGAGTTTCCAATTGGCTTCGTAGAGCCTTACTTCTAAATATGAAAGGACAGGCAGGGATTACCCACATTGAAAGAAAGCTGCTAGCTAGCATGAACTACAGAGACCAAGTCAAATGGGGGGGAAAGAGCTGGGAGGAAATAAAGTAGGGAGCAGGAAAAACTTCAAACACTGGTCAAAATCCTTACAGAGACAAACTACCACATTCATAAAACAAGAACACaatgttgttttttaaaggaacGTAATTATAAAGTTAAAGGAATTAAGACAGCATGGCACTGACAAAGAGAGACAAATTGATCGATGGAATCAAAGAAACAGTTGGAGAGAGACCTACACATGTTCACCTGACTTAGGACAAAGGTGATCTTGCCATCACTGGGGAAAGGATgctcttttcaataaatggaacTGGGTCAGTTGGATACCCATATGgtaaaaagatgtatttttacCCCTACTTTATGCCACATACAAATATCAATTCCAGATGGATTGCAGATCTAAATATGAAAGTTAAAACAATAAAGCCTTTagagaaaaatagaactacaGATTGTATTAACATTAGGAACTTCTGCTTATCCAACATAaactattaagagaatgaaaaggcaaagcACAGAGCGGGGAAAATATTCATGATATATTTATCTGACAAAGTACTCAtgtgcagaatatataaagaactactaaggaacaatatgaaaaagacaaGCAACTCAGTATAAAAATTGGCAAAACAGTTGAACAGAAACTTCACAAAAGAGGATACCCAAATGACTAATAGCCATATGAAAAATTTCTCAACATGgctagtcatcagagaaatgtaaattagagCCACATAAAAAGCACATCAGTGATTGTCTGGGGTTGGGTGTGGGAGGAGAAATGACTGCAAATGGGCACTAGAGAACTTcctagggtgatggaaatgttctaaaactgggttgtggtgatggttgcacaactgtaTAAACTTACTAAAAATAAGCTGAATGCCTACAGTGGGTGATTTTTATGGTATGTAGTTATAGCTCAGTAAAGCTgcttgaaaaaacaaacaaaataccatatgagataccattacacacctaCCAGAATGGCTACAATGGAAAATACAGGGAATACCACATGCTGGTGAAGTTACAGaacaactgaaactctcatacactACTGATGGGGCTGTAAATTGGGACTGCCACTTTGGAAACTGTTTGACAATTATCTGCTACAACTAAACCAATGCCTGCCCTGTTACCCAGCAGTTCCACCTCTGGGTATACACCCTACAGAAATGTGTGCATATCTTCACTAAAAGGCGTATACTGGAATGTTCATAGCATTTGTATTCATAACAGGCCAATATGGAAATTGCACAATgcccatcaacagtagaatggaaaATTAATTGTGGTATGTTGATGTCATGGAATATTACACACCAATAAGAAAGAATATGCTACCTCTAtatgcaacatggatgaatcataCAAGCATAATGCTGAGTGatagaagccagacacaaaagagtatagACCGTGTGATATCATAGAtttaaaatacaggcaaaactaatctatggcaTTAGAAGGAACATTAGTGGTTCCCCCTGTGGGAGATATTGCCTGGGTATGAGGGAGGATTCTGAAAGCTCCTGAAGTTCTTTTGCTTGATGTGTTGGttatatttgtgaatatttctaaatgtatgttacacgcacacacacgcactaaaaaggaaaactcagaaaataaagcctcttagaatttaaaaagtcagttgCAGAAATTGAAAATTCAATAGATCATTTGAAAGGTAATTTAAGGAACTCTccagaaagtagaacaaaaagacaagcataaaaaaaggaagaaaagataaatgtctaatttttaaaatatgtatatttacaattgttttattttattttttaaatttaatttattttttatttttactttttccccttaatggaggcactggagattgaacccaggaccttgtgcatgccaagcactctctactactgagctataccccctacCCGGCaatatctaatttaaaaaattaacccaGAAGGTCTAATATCTACtaagttccaggaaaaaaaagaaaagaaaagaaaaatggaggggAGGGAATTATTAAAGACATTGTATAGAACATATTTCCAGAACTGGAGGACCCAGGTTTTTTATTTGAAAGGGCTTGGAAAGTATGCAGGCCCATCACTGAAGAAAGACTCATGCCAGGACATACTATTGAGAGCTTTTAAAACATCAAGAGGTAAGAAGAAGATTCTTAAAAACCTAtagtgcctcccctcccctccaagaaaaactaaaagagcCACACAtggaagaactgaaaataaaaatggcatCAGACTCCTCAGCAGCAACACTGGAAACTGAAGGACAATGAGAAGGTGGCTTCAAAATTTGGCAGGAAACTGTTTCAAACCTAGAATTCTATTCCTATCACACAAGTGAGGGGAATAGCCACCTTTCCAAACATGCAGGATTTCAAATCATTTAGGGGAAGCTATTACTATTTTACCATTTTAGGGGAAGCTGTTGAAATATATACTCCATCAAGATGAGGGAGTCAGTCAAGAAAAAGGAACACAAGAGAGCTAGGAACCAAAAGTCTAATATAGGAGTTCCTAGGAAATAGTGAAGGGAAGTTCAAGGACAATGGCCAAGTGCTGGGTCTAGACTGCCACCATTCCATGGTTCTGGCCAGAAAATAACACTGACTGATATCCTAAAGTAATCAACTATTTTGAAAGGAGTATTGTGGTTGGGTTGCAATGCTGGAGGGGCTTGGTTATGGAACATCCCACCTCATCACCATGAAGACTCCCCATGGCAAGCCACAGATTCAGAGAATGTCCAGCTAGCCTTTGGGGTCTCTTTTCTAATTATACACAGACAATTaccagaaaataaactttaaaaaatataacaatgaTGAACTCCAAGAAAAATTTGACCAAGAAGGAAGTATAGTTATTCTGTGGCTTAGCTAAGAATGCTAGTTATGTGTTACTATTTATAGCCACAATCATGTTGTTTTAACCAAAAGCCATAATACAACTCAACTGGAAAGATGCAAAGagatgtgtgtgttgtgggggagggagggagcacatAAGACAGCTAAATCTTCATCTTCATACAAAGTGAATGTGTAATGTGTGAAATGGAAATATCAAGGAAGAGACATATATAAGCTTGTCATACAGATATAAACACTAGAATAAAAAGCTACAGAGTTAAAATCTACCGTCTCTAGGGATGAGAAATCCAGGATAAGGAGAGGTGAGAAGGGaactgctttttgttgttgtttttattctaTTGGGACCATTCAACTCTTTAAGCCATCATAtattactttgattaaaaataaaatttagacacaacattgtaaaatgactataacgcaataaaaatgtttaaaataaaataaaataaaatttaatacaaactactacatataaaataaacaacaaggtcctattgtatagcacaaggaactatattcaatatcttggactaaactttaatgaaaaagaatatgtatagataagtatgtaactgaatcactaagctatacaccagaaactaattgtaaatcaactagacatcaattaaaaaatacataaataaaataaaatttataaaacaaggaaaacaacAACGACCAAACAGTTTTTAGATATTGCACAACAGTCGGGtacatatagctcagtggtagagcacatgcttagcatacgtgaggttctgggttcaatccccagtacctccataaaaaagaaaaaaagatattggaCAACAgaccacagagagagaaagaagagaaataaagaagtgCATCCTGAGATTGCCTAGCTTACTTTCTGGAGTGAGTGTGCTCCCCGTAGTAGGGAGGAGGACCTCAAACAGAGCCCAGCAGGTAAGAAGATGCAGTTGAGAATCTGGGGAGTCCAAGGCAGCTAGAGTTCACATGACAGAgtgctggagaggagagagctgcacagagagaGAGCTCTGGATGGAGATCACAGAGGGCTCCTCTTAGGTCTTTAGCTGAGTACTGATCAGCCTATGTGTGTAAGGAAACTACTCAAGGCTGGTGGAAGAAAACACTGCAGAGGAGCTGGTAGAACATTAATCAGAGCTCACGTTGGGTGGGAATATTTCACATTCCCAAACATAGGTTAGAGAAACCTCACAATATGTCATGTCAGAAGACTCAGGAGGCTATTGTCTCAGTAATGAAGTAAATTAGCCCTAGACTAAAAGATGCTTTTGTCCGGTCTAATTCattattattgaattattataaattacaatTATTAATTAATGTTCAAAgcaagtttgagaaggatcaaaGTGTTTCCAATTGTCTTAATTTCATCTGTAAACAAGGTTTAAAAAGATTTAAGGgactaccaaaaaaaaatcaagcaccCAAGAACATAAAGTTTATAGTATGGTG
This genomic interval carries:
- the FERMT3 gene encoding fermitin family homolog 3, with the protein product MAGMKTAMGDYIDSSWELRVFVGEEDPEAESVTLRVTGESHIGGVLLKIVEEIKRKQDWSDHAIWWEQKRQWLLQTHWTLDKYGILADARLFFGPQHRPVILRLPNRRALRLKASFSQPLFQAVAAICRLLSIRHPEEMSLLRAPEKKEKKKKEKEPEEEVYDLTKVVLAGGIAPALFRGMPAHFSDSAQTEACYHMLSRPQPPPDPLLLQRLPRPSSLLDKTHRHSRWLDSSRCLMQQGIKAGDTLWLRFKYYSFFDLDPKIDPVRLTQLYEQARWDLLLEEIDCTEEEMMVFAALQYHINKLSQSGEVDEPASTDPGLDDLDAALSNLEVKLEGSAPTDVLDSLTTIPELKDHLRIFRPRKLTLKGYRQHWVVFKETTLSYYKSQDESPGDPIQQLNLKGCEVVPDVNVSGQKFCIKLLVPSPEGMSEIYLRCQDEQQYARWMAGCRLASKGRTMADSSYSSEVQAILAFLSLQRTGGGGSSNHPQGPDAATEGLNPYGLVAPRFQRKFKAKQLTPRILEAHQNVAQLSLSEAQLRFIQAWQSLPDFGISYVVVRFKGSRKDEILGIANNRLIRIDLAVGDVVKTWRFSNMRQWNVNWDIRQVAIEFDEHINVAFSCVSASCRIVHEYIGGYIFLSTRERARGEELDEDLFLQLTGGHEAF